TGGACTACAGCATGAAGGCAGAAGCTGATGCCTTGCATCACAAACACGACAAGAAGAGTAAGGGGCTCCCATGCCcaggaggggggtgtgggggaaggcATCGGTTTATGGCTCATGAAGTGCCCTGGAACTTAGATACTCTCTAGTCTCTTGACCACGTTTGTCCCCCACCACCGTCTCTGCTTGGTCACTGCCCTGCTGTTATTTCTCTAGAGCGGCAGGGGAAGAATGCACCCCCTGGAGGTGATGAGCCACTGGcggagacagagagtgaaagcGAAGCAGAACTGGCTGGCTTCTCCCCGGTGGTGAGGTCCAAGGGAGATGGGATGCCAAGTAGGGGCTGGAGGAGAATCTGCTTCAGAGCAGCTACTTCTCAAGAGGGTGGGAGGCAGTGGGCGGGGGTGCTTTTGAAAAATCGGTtctcttgttttctcatctgttctgTTATCTGGGTTCTCCTGCAGGTGGATGTGAAGAAAACCGCATTGGCCTTGGCCATaacagactcagagctgtcagacGAGGAGGCTTCTATCTTGGAGAGTGGTGGCTTCTCTGTATCCCGGGCCACAACTCCACAGCTAACTGATGTCTCAGAGGGTATGAGAAGCCCTTTGTCCTCCCAGTCTTCCTGTTCCCTGTTGTGGATGCTGGCCATGTTCTCTATCACCCCCAGAAATGTTTTTTCTGAGAACTGATCCTATAATTCGACTTCAAGCTCTGAAAGACCTTAACGCCTAAGGCCTGGTCCAGTATTCCATGTCCTGAGTTCTCATCCTTGAATTGACTGCCTGTTGTGAGAGTTCAGAAGAGCAGGCCCATCCACCCATTCCTGACTCTTTGTTTTCTGCATAGATTTGGACCAGCAGAGCCTGCCAAGTGAGCCAGAGGAAGCCCTGAGccgggagctgggggagggagaggagacagagccagTCCCTCCTGAAGACCTGCTGGGCCCTCCTCAGGCCCTCTCAAGGCAAGACCTGGACtcggaagaagaggaggaagatgtgGTAGCCAAGGAAACCTTGCTTCGGCTCTCGTCCCCTCTTCACTTTGTGAACACGCACTTCAACGGGGCAGGCTCTCCCACACATGGAGGGAAGCTCTCCCCTGGAGGACCAGCGGAGACACTGAGCCCGGAGGCAGTGAGTGGTGACCTCCCCACTCCACCGAACACCCTGTCACCCCTACTTTGCCTGGCCGAAAGTGACCCGGTCCCCTCCCCCTCAgtgctcccacctcctccccaggacTTGCCCCAGGCCCTGTCTGTCCCTGAGGAAGAAGAGGCGCTTACCACTGAGGACTTCGAATTGCTGGATCAGGGGGAGCTGGAACAGCTGAATGCTGAGCTGGGGTTGGGGCCAGAGACACCCTCAGAGCTCCCTGATGCTCCACCCCCTCCATCCCTAGGGCCCGACACCCTCTCTCTGGTACAGTCAGACCAAGAGGCTCAGGCCGTGGCAGAGCCATGAGCCACAGGGGAAGGAGTTGCAGGCACAGTAGGGTTTCCTGGCCAGGGGCGTCACCGTTTCCTCTTTTCCCTACTCTAGGGAGGGGTCGTACATGGGGAAGCTGGCTGTCAGACGGTAGCCAGTCCaccctctgcctgcctgcctgcctgcctgctgtcCCAGGCCTGGAACAGTGCCCGTGCCTGGGATTGGTTTTAAGTTTGTAAATAATTTTACACTTGGGTTAGTGGATGTGAACAGGGCTAGGGAAGTCCTTCCCACAGCCTGCACTTGCCTCCCTGCCTCATCTCTACTCTCATTCCACTATGCCTCCAGCCCTGGTGGTcgttccctttctttttcctcctatcCTCAGGGACCTGTGCTGCTCTGTCCTCGTGTCCCACTGGTTGTTTAGTTTGGGCACTTGACCATTTGTCTTTCCTGTCCCGTGTTCCTCTCTGCTTTATATCCTGCCTGTGTCCTGTCCTTAGCAGCTCCATCCCCGCTCTTTGCCGGCTCCTTCCCAGCAGGTGGTGGCTAAGCTTTAGGGAGGCTCCTGTCTGGGTGGTACAGACTAAACCTGGGGTGGTGGGTCAGGCCGGTGGTTATGCACTTAACGTCACTATAGCCCACGTAACCTGCACCGCGCCCTTGCCCTAGATCATCCCAGCCTTTCGTGATGAGGGAGGAGAGCGGGAATCCCACAGCATGTGCACCAGCACTGCATTAGTGAGCAGGAGCTCCGTTTTGTTGGGATGAAGGGTCCTCTTACTCTAGGAAGGAATAAGGCAACTGTTCTCTGGGCCGTGAATGGTCCCGGTGTGGTGGGACCCCCTACTAGGGTCAGGAAGTGGACAGTAACATCTGTGCAGGTGTTGAGTGGAAAAATAAAGTGTTGATTGGCTAGAACtgctgctgcctgcctgcctcgCTGTGAGCTGCCTCCCACACTGCTCTGTTccttcctcacccctcacccctcacccctcacccttgTGCCCTCAGACTTGTTCCTGGCTATTTATTTACCTTGGTGCAAAACAAGGCCAGAAGCAAGGATTACCCCAACAGCCCTAACTTGCCCTTAGTCATCTTCCCTGACAGAGTGATCTGTACAGTGAGATTTAGCATGTGTGAATAAAGTGTACGCAGGAGGAAACTGCCTCGTCTTCCTAGTCAGTACAAATCAAGGACCAGAACGATCGTTTTCTGCCATGTTGCCTACAACCTCAGTGTCCCCACAAGTCCTGTCCCGTCCGCATATTCACAACTAGCTCACTCAACCGTGACTTGTTTATACTGGGGACCCAAACAAGACCTATACCCATATCAAAACTGCTTTGAGTCCAAGGAACACTGAAGAAATAGTACGAATCAAAAGCAGAATATGTGCGTGGCACTCTTCCAAGcggtttattatatttattaactcattGTTTCCCCTCCTAATCCTGAGACACGTAGcaactccattttacaggtgggctAACTTTCCTGAAGACCACAGTCCTAGTAAATGATGGAGTCCGGATCCAAACTTAGCAGTTTGGCTCCAGCAACCGCCCTGGAACAGGAAGCCCCTGTTCATTAAAAGGGCACAAATGGGGAGGTGTTGGAGGATGTAGAACTATAGAGAACCAATCTAATAGCTTCGTAGTGTGGACTCCGGAATCCTTGCTCTAaactttagggggaaaaacaACATTAGAGAAAGCCCTGAACTGAGCAGATGGCCTCTTTGAGGAGTTCACATTCTCTGCCTTCAGCTGGAAGCATACCGTACTTCAAGGCTGCCTGATTTTGGGGGGTTGACTCACATGCCATGTCTCTCCTAAGCACGTGAGaatattttcctccatttatttcatcttttcctgAGAGACCATCCGTTAGGGTTGATTGAGGCCCTGTCCTCTGCCTCCAAAGGACCATGCACTTCTAATCACCTGGCGGtctcagaagggaaaaaatagagttCTAATCAACAAACGGGAGATTcgagaaaaatagaattaaccgATCAGAAAGACAATAGCTGCCATATGCGTCACcttgaatccattttttttttaactgaattttatgtttacttattttgagaggagggaggggcagagaaagggaaagagaatctcaagcaggcaccgtGTCCAGTGctgagccggatgcagggcttggtcccatgaccccgggatcatgatctgagctgaaattaagagtcagatgcttaacggactgagccacccagacacccccatttCCTTCTTACACTTACAGTCTGAAGATAGAGCCAAAAGCCTTGGATCAAAACATTCGCCATAGATTTGAAGTTCATGAGGGTCAATTCTTGACATTCACCTTGGTCTGATGGTTGCTACATGTTTGTctacaatttttttcattatcaggTGTCCTGGCTATTTCCTGCCCATGATGAAAGGGACAAGAAGAAAGCTTTTCCTatgagtgaaagaaaaatgggcagagatgTGAAACCTACAATTTAGGCTAAACAAAAATCACCAGTAGTAGTACAGGCTGGGGCAACAAGAGTCGATTACATTTATGTTGGAGGAAGGGCAGTGCTCTTCAGTCAACTATACATTCAAACAGCTGACAGTGTAAGGTGTCTGGTCATAAACTTAATTTTAGGCTGCATTGCTAGAAATAGAGTTTCCCAAGCAAGGAAGATAATACCTGTAGTGTGCTGTGCACAAGTTAGAATACTGACAGGGGATGGCTTCCTACGCTCATAGACAAGCTGACACAGTGCAGTGTGCCCAGTAGAGGATCACCAGAGATGAAGGCTGAAAATCGTCATCTGGGGAACCGGTGAGGGAACAGAGAATGTTGTCCCAAGAAAAGAGAGAGCTGAGCTGAGTCACATTAGCTGCCTTCAAACTTTGAAGGGTTATCTGTAGGACTTCAGAGGGCAGAAATTAAATCTTTGACAAGAATTTGATCAATAATAGTGCTTGGcagaatttgtttttctggtcAAAGGATATTGCAAAATGGAGTAGatttaaatgatctttaaaagtacatggggcgcctgggtggcgcagtcggttgagcgtccgacttcagctgggtcacgatctcgcggtccgtgagttcgagccccgcgtcaggctctgggctgatggctcagagcctggagcctgtttccgattctgtgtctccctctctctctgcccctcccccgttcatgctctgtctctctctgtcccaaaaataaataaacgttgaaaaaaaaattaaaaaataaaaaaataaaagtacagagaTCAAGGATTAACAGATCAAGAACTGTCCATTCCATCGTGGAAGGACAATAATATACCACcatgttgcttttcttttaacGTCTGACTGAAGTTTCCTTGGACTCCTTCCTGCTCCCTTAAATGTTGGTGATCGTCAAGTCTGTCACTGGTTCATCTTTCTTCCCACTGCCAGGGCAATTTCACGTTTACCCATTTAGTTTCTACTCACGTGCTGATGACTTCTGCATCTTAACGCGACTCCTTGCCCAGAACTTCCAACGAGGCATCTCCACCTGAACCTCTCTTAGGTACTTACTGCTCAGCATACTGACAACTCAACACACCCTCTTTCcgctctgccctccacccccacctcccctaaATAGATGggctttttctatattttccatccTGCTTGCTGCCGTCACCAACCATGAAGCCCTACTATCCGCCTCATCCCACACCCAGTCACCAGTTGCTATTTTGATGTCCTAATTACTTCTTGATTCTGTCACTTTTATCACCGCCCTGATCCACATCTCTCTCATCACTCATCTGGCACACTGTGACAGTTTCCCTGCCCACACTCCTGTCCCCCACTGAAATCCGTGCCCCGAAATATGGctagattatttaaaattttttttcaacgtttttatttatttttgggacagagagagacaaagcatgaacgggggaagggcagagagagagggagacacagaatcggaaacaggctccaggctctgagccatcagcccagagcccgacgcggggctcgaactcacggaccgcgagatcgtgacctggctgaagtcggacgcccaaccgcctgcgccacccaggcgccccgagctagattattttaaaatgc
The window above is part of the Prionailurus bengalensis isolate Pbe53 chromosome C1, Fcat_Pben_1.1_paternal_pri, whole genome shotgun sequence genome. Proteins encoded here:
- the RETREG2 gene encoding reticulophagy regulator 2 isoform X1 codes for the protein MASGGGGGGNTGAGGGPGAGLSLGLGLGLSLGMGEATGEAEEEAATAEAVGRLATTLWLRLRGWEAVLAAAQRLLVWEKPLHSLVTAAALNGLFWLLSSSSLRPFFLLSVSLLAYFLLDLWQPRFFPDIAASSPEEPHSDSEGAGSGARPHLLSVPELCRYLAESWLTFQIHLQELLQYKRQNPAQFCARVCSGCAVLAVLGHYVPGIMISYIVLLSILLWPLVVYHELIQRMYTRLEPLLMQLDYSMKAEADALHHKHDKKKRQGKNAPPGGDEPLAETESESEAELAGFSPVVDVKKTALALAITDSELSDEEASILESGGFSVSRATTPQLTDVSEDLDQQSLPSEPEEALSRELGEGEETEPVPPEDLLGPPQALSRQDLDSEEEEEDVVAKETLLRLSSPLHFVNTHFNGAGSPTHGGKLSPGGPAETLSPEAVSGDLPTPPNTLSPLLCLAESDPVPSPSVLPPPPQDLPQALSVPEEEEALTTEDFELLDQGELEQLNAELGLGPETPSELPDAPPPPSLGPDTLSLVQSDQEAQAVAEP
- the RETREG2 gene encoding reticulophagy regulator 2 isoform X2, producing the protein MASGGGGGGNTGAGGGPGAGLSLGLGLGLSLGMGEATGEAEEEAATAEAVGRLATTLWLRLRGWEAVLAAAQRLLVWEKPLHSLVTAAALNGLFWLLSSSSLRPFFLLSVSLLAYFLLDLWQPRFFPDIAASSPEEPHSDSEGAGSGARPHLLSVPELCRYLAESWLTFQIHLQELLQYKRQNPAQFCARVCSGCAVLAVLGHYVPGIMISYIVLLSILLWPLVVYHELIQRMYTRLEPLLMQLDYSMKAEADALHHKHDKKKRQGKNAPPGGDEPLAETESESEAELAGFSPVDVKKTALALAITDSELSDEEASILESGGFSVSRATTPQLTDVSEDLDQQSLPSEPEEALSRELGEGEETEPVPPEDLLGPPQALSRQDLDSEEEEEDVVAKETLLRLSSPLHFVNTHFNGAGSPTHGGKLSPGGPAETLSPEAVSGDLPTPPNTLSPLLCLAESDPVPSPSVLPPPPQDLPQALSVPEEEEALTTEDFELLDQGELEQLNAELGLGPETPSELPDAPPPPSLGPDTLSLVQSDQEAQAVAEP